From Coffea arabica cultivar ET-39 chromosome 2e, Coffea Arabica ET-39 HiFi, whole genome shotgun sequence, the proteins below share one genomic window:
- the LOC113732231 gene encoding uncharacterized protein isoform X2, producing the protein MDGAIGNGDDRTFNVNFGSEGVSKLREDLKEKLKEYMGEYTDDTLVEYIIVLLKNGRRKDEARNELNVFLDDASDSFVSWLWDHLASNLDLYAQTHQSHSDGALKTSPIAIQQAGGNDSRLVESKSVNLKSNKSFKARHTREWKGQAIDEGEQPRLRSSVADDNHADKDSRKAGNEKIEVSPQPATRRKRNRPEEQLQSKREVVSQAPIAAPRRLLQFAVRDAVATSRPSTITAEPSLKRLRSVVSTTAEDSNLEEHPQKIRSVARVPNAMATAIKAIAEAAKDVRRVRSSGNVFDRLGRPKDVSETLNQSEEFGEDPAGEGQDGAYIKEEGRPTYDHTNDYSRPYPNDVSLLQRDTRMVIDPASDNEDYDTTMDEPQTGNGIGISRMVPHSAANNADEIVIVPSKNQDQFGKISDTSHKIVNEALTSVPAGRLTKENNNSVAVANGNAQLEVDAPKESQKTHSSALGSYPIGRPTEDSDSRTIFVNNVHFAATKDSLSRHFNKFGEVLKVIILTDAATGQPKGSAYIEFMRKEAAENALSLDGTSFMSRILRVVRKNSAQQEAFPIPTWPRIARGSPYAVSRFGRAPFSRGIGGAYRSRLLTKPGPRSFQWKRETQPTQTEILNPGSSNTAPSSISRSLTYVRPEPKTNESSSAA; encoded by the exons ATGGACGGAGCGATTGGGAACGGCGATGATCGAACTTTTAACGTTAATTTCGGCAGCGAAGGAGTATCGAAGTTGCGAGAGGATCTTAAAGAGAAGCTCAAGGAATATATGGGGGAGTACACTGATGATACTCTTGTG GAATACATTATAGTCTTGCTGAAAAATGGAAGGCGCAAAGATGAAGCAAGGAATGAGTTGAATGTTTTCCTAGATGATGCTAGCGATTCATTTGTTTCTTG GCTGTGGGATCACCTGGCATCAAACTTAGATCTCTATGCACAAACGCATCAATCTCATTCAGATGGGGCACTGAAGACAAGTCCAATTGCAATTCAGCAGGCTGGTGGAAATGATTCTCGTCTGGTAGAGTCTAAATCTGTAAATTTAAAGTCCAATAAATCCTTTAAGGCCCGCCATACTAGGGAGTGGAAAGGGCAAGCCATAGATGAAGGGGAACAACCCCGTTTAAGAAGTTCTGTGGCTGATGACAATCATGCTGATAAGGATAGTCGTAAGGCTGGCAATGAAAAAATAGAGGTCTCTCCTCAGCCAGCCACACGTAGAAAAAGAAATCGTCCTGAGGAGCAGCTGCAATCAAag AGGGAGGTAGTTTCTCAAGCACCAATTGCGGCACCACGAAGATTGCTGCAATTTGCAGTACGGGATGCAGTTGCCACTTCAAGGCCGTCAACTATAACTGCTGAACCTTCATTAAAGCGGCTTCGTTCTGTGGTGTCCACTACTGCAGAGGACTCTAATCTAGAAGAACATCCACAGAAAATTCGATCAGTTGCTAGAGTACCGAATGCCATGGCAACAGCTATTAAAGCTATAGCAGAAGCGGCAAAAGATGTTCGGAGAGTTAGATCATCAGGTAACGTGTTTGATAGGCTTGGTCGTCCTAAGGATGTTTCAGAAACCTTGAATCAATCAGAAGAATTTGGAGAAGATCCTGCTGGGGAAGGACAAGATGGAGCTTATATTAAGGAGGAAGGGAGGCCAACATATGATCATACAAATGATTATAGTCGGCCTTACCCGAATGATGTGTCTCTTTTGCAAAGGGACACAAGGATGGTAATTGATCCTGCATCTGATAATGAAGATTATGATACAACCATGGATGAACCTCAGACTGGAAATGGTATTGGGATCTCAAGAATGGTCCCGCATAGTGCGGCTAACAATGCTGATGAAATAGTCATTGTACCATCGAAGAATCAGGATCAGTTTGGGAAGATTTCTGATACTTCTCATAAGATA GTGAATGAAGCATTAACTTCTGTGCCTGCTGGGAGGCTGACGAAGGAGAACAATAATTCTGTTGCAGTTGCGAATGGAAAT GCACAACTAGAAGTGGATGCTCCGAAAGAATCTCAAAAGACACATTCATCTGCTCTTG GGTCATATCCCATTGGTCGACCAACAGAAGATTCAGACTCCCGTACGATATTTGTTAACAAT GTTCATTTTGCTGCCACCAAGGATAGCCTTTCTCGACACTTTAACAAATTTGGGGAAGTACTAAAAGTCATCATCTTAACTGATGCAGCAACAGGGCAACCAAAAGG GTCAGCTTATATTGAGTTCATGAGAAAGGAGGCTGCAGAAAATGCTTTATCTCTCGACGGCACGTCATTTATGTCAAGGATTCTTCGG GTCGTACGAAAAAATTCTGCTCAGCAGGAAGCTTTTCCTATCCCAACTTGGCCTCGTATTGCCCGTGGATCCCCGTATGCTGTTTCTAGATTTGGCAGGGCTCCTTTCTCAAGAGGCATTGGGGGTGCATACCGATCCCGCCTCCTAACTAAACCTGGTCCAAGGAGTTTCCAGTGGAAGCGGGAAACTCAGCCCACTCAGACGGAGATACTCAATCCAGGATCTAGTAACACTGCTCCATCTTCCATTTCTCGGAGTCTCACATATGTTAGACCTGAGCCTAAGACGAATGAAAGTTCGAGTGCGGCTTAG
- the LOC113732231 gene encoding uncharacterized protein isoform X1, giving the protein MDGAIGNGDDRTFNVNFGSEGVSKLREDLKEKLKEYMGEYTDDTLVEYIIVLLKNGRRKDEARNELNVFLDDASDSFVSWLWDHLASNLDLYAQTHQSHSDGALKTSPIAIQQAGGNDSRLVESKSVNLKSNKSFKARHTREWKGQAIDEGEQPRLRSSVADDNHADKDSRKAGNEKIEVSPQPATRRKRNRPEEQLQSKREVVSQAPIAAPRRLLQFAVRDAVATSRPSTITAEPSLKRLRSVVSTTAEDSNLEEHPQKIRSVARVPNAMATAIKAIAEAAKDVRRVRSSGNVFDRLGRPKDVSETLNQSEEFGEDPAGEGQDGAYIKEEGRPTYDHTNDYSRPYPNDVSLLQRDTRMVIDPASDNEDYDTTMDEPQTGNGIGISRMVPHSAANNADEIVIVPSKNQDQFGKISDTSHKIVSSSINLNTWKSPQHQGLRGTLNVDKQKSVQVNEALTSVPAGRLTKENNNSVAVANGNAQLEVDAPKESQKTHSSALGSYPIGRPTEDSDSRTIFVNNVHFAATKDSLSRHFNKFGEVLKVIILTDAATGQPKGSAYIEFMRKEAAENALSLDGTSFMSRILRVVRKNSAQQEAFPIPTWPRIARGSPYAVSRFGRAPFSRGIGGAYRSRLLTKPGPRSFQWKRETQPTQTEILNPGSSNTAPSSISRSLTYVRPEPKTNESSSAA; this is encoded by the exons ATGGACGGAGCGATTGGGAACGGCGATGATCGAACTTTTAACGTTAATTTCGGCAGCGAAGGAGTATCGAAGTTGCGAGAGGATCTTAAAGAGAAGCTCAAGGAATATATGGGGGAGTACACTGATGATACTCTTGTG GAATACATTATAGTCTTGCTGAAAAATGGAAGGCGCAAAGATGAAGCAAGGAATGAGTTGAATGTTTTCCTAGATGATGCTAGCGATTCATTTGTTTCTTG GCTGTGGGATCACCTGGCATCAAACTTAGATCTCTATGCACAAACGCATCAATCTCATTCAGATGGGGCACTGAAGACAAGTCCAATTGCAATTCAGCAGGCTGGTGGAAATGATTCTCGTCTGGTAGAGTCTAAATCTGTAAATTTAAAGTCCAATAAATCCTTTAAGGCCCGCCATACTAGGGAGTGGAAAGGGCAAGCCATAGATGAAGGGGAACAACCCCGTTTAAGAAGTTCTGTGGCTGATGACAATCATGCTGATAAGGATAGTCGTAAGGCTGGCAATGAAAAAATAGAGGTCTCTCCTCAGCCAGCCACACGTAGAAAAAGAAATCGTCCTGAGGAGCAGCTGCAATCAAag AGGGAGGTAGTTTCTCAAGCACCAATTGCGGCACCACGAAGATTGCTGCAATTTGCAGTACGGGATGCAGTTGCCACTTCAAGGCCGTCAACTATAACTGCTGAACCTTCATTAAAGCGGCTTCGTTCTGTGGTGTCCACTACTGCAGAGGACTCTAATCTAGAAGAACATCCACAGAAAATTCGATCAGTTGCTAGAGTACCGAATGCCATGGCAACAGCTATTAAAGCTATAGCAGAAGCGGCAAAAGATGTTCGGAGAGTTAGATCATCAGGTAACGTGTTTGATAGGCTTGGTCGTCCTAAGGATGTTTCAGAAACCTTGAATCAATCAGAAGAATTTGGAGAAGATCCTGCTGGGGAAGGACAAGATGGAGCTTATATTAAGGAGGAAGGGAGGCCAACATATGATCATACAAATGATTATAGTCGGCCTTACCCGAATGATGTGTCTCTTTTGCAAAGGGACACAAGGATGGTAATTGATCCTGCATCTGATAATGAAGATTATGATACAACCATGGATGAACCTCAGACTGGAAATGGTATTGGGATCTCAAGAATGGTCCCGCATAGTGCGGCTAACAATGCTGATGAAATAGTCATTGTACCATCGAAGAATCAGGATCAGTTTGGGAAGATTTCTGATACTTCTCATAAGATAGTGAGTTCATCCATAAATTTGAATACTTGGAAATCACCTCAACATCAGGGGTTGAGGGGAACTTTAAATGTAGATAAACAGAAGTCTGTACAGGTGAATGAAGCATTAACTTCTGTGCCTGCTGGGAGGCTGACGAAGGAGAACAATAATTCTGTTGCAGTTGCGAATGGAAAT GCACAACTAGAAGTGGATGCTCCGAAAGAATCTCAAAAGACACATTCATCTGCTCTTG GGTCATATCCCATTGGTCGACCAACAGAAGATTCAGACTCCCGTACGATATTTGTTAACAAT GTTCATTTTGCTGCCACCAAGGATAGCCTTTCTCGACACTTTAACAAATTTGGGGAAGTACTAAAAGTCATCATCTTAACTGATGCAGCAACAGGGCAACCAAAAGG GTCAGCTTATATTGAGTTCATGAGAAAGGAGGCTGCAGAAAATGCTTTATCTCTCGACGGCACGTCATTTATGTCAAGGATTCTTCGG GTCGTACGAAAAAATTCTGCTCAGCAGGAAGCTTTTCCTATCCCAACTTGGCCTCGTATTGCCCGTGGATCCCCGTATGCTGTTTCTAGATTTGGCAGGGCTCCTTTCTCAAGAGGCATTGGGGGTGCATACCGATCCCGCCTCCTAACTAAACCTGGTCCAAGGAGTTTCCAGTGGAAGCGGGAAACTCAGCCCACTCAGACGGAGATACTCAATCCAGGATCTAGTAACACTGCTCCATCTTCCATTTCTCGGAGTCTCACATATGTTAGACCTGAGCCTAAGACGAATGAAAGTTCGAGTGCGGCTTAG
- the LOC113732234 gene encoding uncharacterized protein, with translation MACTISRRLAFSKQLLRTPLFSTYSCLSPPKTHHLNSYSSAFPQNPSQAIFPQFPNQNLANPCLKPSNPTSLESRFPLHYNPTSLIKTPTRLTPAFQMQNQPFFSNILIKSELTPQENPRFFSTSNASSSSSSDQEKAGKPESQSEYPSQNPAFKHQEIDGPTVERDVSALANETREVLETMMKTVYSLSKALAGLGLINLGLGAWISYVTTASPVVEVSVQSILAFGLPFSLAFMLRRALKPMYFFKKMEEQGRLQILTLTLQVAKQLNLLFIRVRGVSYLCIAGASVGLVYVALAR, from the coding sequence ATGGCCTGTACAATCTCTCGCAGACTAGCTTTCTCCAAACAACTTCTCAGGACCCCTCTCTTCTCAACTTATTCCTGCTTGTCCCCTCCAAAAACTCACCACTTAAACTCCTACTCATCAGCCTTCCCCCAAAACCCCAGTCAGGCCATTTTCCCACAATTcccaaatcaaaatttggcaaACCCTTGTCTCAAACCGTCTAATCCCACCTCATTGGAGTCACGATTTCCACTCCATTACAATCCAACCAGTCTTATCAAAACCCCAACAAGATTAACCCCTGCTTTTCAGATGCAAAATCAACCATTTTTTAGCAATATATTGATCAAATCTGAACTAACCCCACAAGAAAATCCCAGATTTTTTTCAACTTCCAAtgcttcatcatcatcatcatcagatcAGGAAAAGGCTGGAAAGCCAGAAAGCCAAAGCGAATACCCGAGCCAGAATCCTGCTTTCAAGCACCAAGAAATTGACGGACCCACTGTCGAACGTGATGTTTCGGCACTGGCCAATGAGACTCGCGAAGTCCTTGAAACGATGATGAAGACTGTGTATAGTTTAAGCAAAGCGTTGGCTGGCCTAGGCCTGATTAATCTTGGTTTAGGAGCTTGGATTTCGTATGTTACTACGGCTTCCCCTGTTGTTGAAGTGTCAGTGCAGAGTATTTTGGCATTCGGGCTTCCATTTTCATTGGCATTTATGCTGAGGAGAGCTTTGAAGCCTATGTATTTCTTTAAGAAAATGGAGGAACAAGGTAGACTGCAGATTCTGACCCTTACTCTTCAGGTTGCTAAGCAATTGAACTTGCTTTTTATTCGGGTTCGGGGTGTTTCCTATCTGTGTATTGCTGGTGCATCCGTCGGGTTGGTTTATGTTGCGCTTGCTAGATGA